One genomic region from Fictibacillus marinisediminis encodes:
- a CDS encoding putative hydro-lyase, with protein MLAHSHIKPEEAREMIRSNRWNKPTSGVANGYTQANLVILPKELAFEFLLFCQRNPKPCPVLDVTEPGSPIPELAAPSADLRTDLPGYRIYREGKLAEEVREITSYWKNDMVAFLLGCSFSFEKALLQNNITVRHIEEKCNVPMYKTNIDCVKAGRFEGPMVVSMRPIPEKDVVRAVQVTSRFPSVHGAPVHIGHPEAIGIGNLDSPDFGDRVTIKEGEVPVFWACGVTPQAVAMNVKPELVITHSPGHMFITDWTDEKFGIL; from the coding sequence TTGTTGGCACATAGCCATATTAAGCCAGAAGAAGCACGAGAAATGATCCGGTCTAACCGATGGAACAAGCCTACATCCGGAGTTGCCAATGGCTACACGCAGGCAAATCTTGTGATTCTGCCGAAGGAACTGGCTTTTGAATTTTTGTTATTTTGCCAGAGGAATCCCAAGCCCTGTCCTGTATTGGATGTTACTGAACCTGGGAGCCCAATTCCTGAGCTAGCCGCTCCTTCAGCCGATCTAAGAACCGACCTGCCAGGGTACCGAATTTATCGTGAGGGCAAGCTGGCCGAGGAGGTACGGGAAATTACTTCTTACTGGAAGAACGATATGGTTGCTTTTTTACTCGGCTGCAGTTTTTCATTTGAAAAAGCCCTGCTGCAAAATAACATAACAGTACGCCACATCGAAGAAAAATGTAACGTGCCTATGTACAAAACAAACATCGATTGTGTAAAAGCCGGCCGTTTTGAAGGTCCTATGGTAGTCAGCATGCGCCCGATTCCAGAAAAGGATGTAGTGCGTGCGGTGCAGGTTACTTCTCGTTTCCCATCCGTACATGGTGCGCCTGTTCATATAGGTCATCCTGAAGCGATCGGTATAGGTAATCTGGACTCTCCGGACTTTGGCGATCGCGTGACGATAAAAGAGGGAGAAGTTCCAGTCTTTTGGGCCTGCGGGGTTACACCTCAAGCGGTAGCCATGAATGTAAAGCCGGAACTTGTGATCACCCATTCTCCCGGCCATATGTTTATTACGGATTGGACAGATGAAAAATTTGGAATATTGTAA
- a CDS encoding quinone oxidoreductase family protein, with product MKALTFNEFGGPDVLQYQDVPDPVLQKNEILVRMKAIGLNFADVYRRKGNYHLKGTPPYIAGYEGAGFVERIGEGVNGVMPGDRVAFADVPYANAELVAVPEDHLIPLPDDISFETASSLLLQGLTAQYLTRDSYPVKPGTLLVVHAAAGGVGQLLIQISKALGGTVIGLTSSEAKKEAALSAGADHVFLYDVDWMNKVKEVSPENKGADVIYDSVGSTLMDSFEAVRIGGTAVFYGMAGGDPLPVDPRMLMDTSKTLTGGDLWNVITSHSERVSRSHQLFDMIRSGSVKIPETTSFKLEDGKEAHRFLESRKSTGKLLLIP from the coding sequence ATGAAGGCTTTAACATTTAATGAATTTGGGGGACCGGATGTCTTACAATATCAGGACGTTCCGGATCCAGTGCTGCAAAAGAATGAAATACTTGTTCGCATGAAAGCGATCGGGCTAAACTTTGCGGATGTGTACCGGAGAAAAGGGAACTATCACTTGAAGGGCACCCCTCCGTATATTGCCGGTTATGAAGGCGCTGGATTCGTGGAAAGAATCGGAGAAGGGGTAAATGGGGTGATGCCTGGAGACCGGGTGGCCTTTGCCGATGTTCCGTATGCTAATGCTGAACTTGTCGCTGTACCAGAGGATCACCTGATTCCTTTGCCCGATGACATTTCATTTGAAACCGCGTCCTCTTTGCTGCTGCAAGGTTTAACGGCTCAATACCTGACTCGTGACAGCTATCCCGTAAAACCCGGAACACTTCTTGTTGTTCATGCTGCGGCAGGCGGTGTAGGCCAGCTTCTCATCCAAATTTCCAAGGCACTGGGCGGAACGGTAATTGGGCTGACATCTTCTGAGGCGAAGAAAGAAGCTGCTTTGTCCGCTGGAGCCGATCATGTTTTTCTTTATGATGTAGACTGGATGAATAAAGTAAAAGAAGTTTCTCCTGAAAATAAAGGAGCAGATGTCATTTATGATTCTGTAGGCAGTACCCTTATGGATAGCTTTGAAGCGGTAAGAATCGGCGGAACGGCTGTATTTTATGGAATGGCAGGCGGAGATCCGCTGCCGGTTGATCCACGAATGCTGATGGACACTTCAAAAACACTGACAGGCGGTGATCTCTGGAATGTTATCACCTCCCATTCCGAAAGGGTGTCCAGGTCTCATCAGTTGTTTGATATGATTCGTTCAGGCTCTGTTAAGATACCAGAAACTACTTCATTTAAGCTTGAAGATGGGAAAGAAGCCCACCGTTTTCTGGAAAGCCGGAAAAGCACAGGAAAACTCCTGCTTATTCCTTAA
- a CDS encoding glycosyl hydrolase family 18 protein, which translates to MKKILAITFALTLTLAGCGSIKGQEQGAADADKTGKEHPRLQQVKYNGSKQKDITPSQTAHKKTKITTIGFLEPVDQRAAVKEVKNVGRHLSYVAFFSYRVKADGNLIGIKDDQALAATRKQGAVPMLVLTNFTEGNFSPDVAHKIFTDKTVSERLIKNVIQTMKTKGYKALNIDFEHIRAKDRDLYNGFLGTILPRVKKEGFITSTALAPKTSDEQSGPWHGAHDYKRHGELADFVILMTYEWGWSGGPPMAVSPVPQVRKVIDYAASVIPRKKIVMGAPLYGYDWILPYKKGNPFAKRIAPQEATELAIKEGADIKYDNKAHSPYFNYTDDKGKKHVVWYENEESAQAKFNQVKYYNLRGIAYWVLGEPFPHNWSMLEDQFNVRKAK; encoded by the coding sequence TTGAAGAAAATTCTCGCAATAACATTTGCCCTAACGCTGACCCTGGCAGGCTGCGGCAGTATAAAGGGGCAAGAACAAGGTGCTGCTGATGCAGACAAGACAGGGAAAGAACACCCAAGGCTGCAGCAAGTAAAATACAATGGCAGCAAACAAAAAGATATAACACCGTCACAGACAGCTCATAAAAAAACAAAAATCACGACCATTGGTTTTTTAGAACCTGTTGACCAACGGGCAGCGGTCAAAGAAGTTAAAAATGTGGGCAGGCATTTATCATATGTTGCTTTTTTCAGCTATCGTGTAAAAGCTGACGGTAATTTAATCGGCATCAAGGATGATCAGGCACTGGCTGCGACAAGGAAACAAGGGGCCGTTCCGATGCTTGTGCTGACCAATTTTACAGAAGGGAATTTCTCTCCTGACGTAGCACATAAAATTTTTACGGACAAAACGGTATCCGAGCGATTGATCAAAAACGTTATCCAAACGATGAAAACAAAAGGATACAAAGCACTCAACATCGATTTTGAACACATTCGCGCTAAAGACAGAGATTTATACAACGGATTCCTTGGAACGATTTTGCCAAGAGTGAAAAAAGAAGGATTTATCACTTCAACGGCGCTTGCACCTAAAACGAGTGATGAACAGTCAGGACCGTGGCACGGTGCCCATGATTATAAAAGACATGGGGAGCTTGCAGACTTTGTCATTTTAATGACGTACGAATGGGGTTGGTCCGGAGGTCCGCCGATGGCTGTTTCTCCTGTTCCGCAAGTTCGCAAAGTTATCGATTATGCTGCCTCGGTCATCCCGCGCAAAAAAATCGTTATGGGCGCTCCGTTATATGGCTATGATTGGATACTTCCATATAAGAAGGGCAATCCTTTCGCCAAACGGATCGCTCCGCAGGAAGCCACGGAACTTGCCATCAAGGAAGGCGCAGACATTAAATACGACAACAAAGCTCATTCTCCATATTTTAACTACACAGATGACAAAGGTAAAAAACACGTGGTTTGGTATGAGAACGAAGAAAGCGCTCAAGCAAAATTCAATCAGGTAAAATATTATAACCTTCGTGGCATTGCCTATTGGGTGCTTGGTGAACCCTTCCCTCATAACTGGAGCATGCTTGAAGATCAATTTAACGTAAGAAAAGCAAAATAA
- a CDS encoding SDR family NAD(P)-dependent oxidoreductase encodes MKQQTALITGASSGIGLELAKRFARDGYNVVLVARNEQRLQTLKQELAQFQVQCTVHVKDLSTYSEAEALFQELQQQQTTVDFLVNNAGYGLFGEFTETDLQDELSMIDINIKALTTLTKLFLPGMKQRENGKILNVASTAAFQPGPLMAVYYATKAYVLSFSEALENEMKGSGVTVTALCPGPTKTGFESRANLGQSKLFKSGVMDVERVANIGYEGLMKGKSIVIPGFKNRLLANSIRFIPRKWVTATVRNVQGKS; translated from the coding sequence ATGAAACAGCAAACAGCTTTGATTACCGGAGCCTCTTCTGGTATAGGTTTAGAACTTGCAAAGCGTTTTGCAAGAGATGGCTATAATGTGGTGCTAGTGGCGAGGAACGAGCAAAGACTGCAAACCCTCAAACAGGAACTCGCCCAATTTCAAGTTCAATGCACTGTACATGTAAAGGACTTGTCTACGTACAGTGAGGCAGAAGCATTATTTCAAGAACTGCAGCAACAGCAGACCACAGTCGATTTTTTAGTGAATAACGCTGGATATGGCTTATTTGGAGAATTTACGGAGACGGATCTACAGGATGAGTTATCCATGATCGACATTAATATAAAAGCCCTCACGACCCTAACTAAATTATTCCTCCCGGGAATGAAGCAGAGGGAGAATGGGAAAATATTAAATGTCGCTTCTACGGCCGCTTTTCAGCCAGGACCTTTAATGGCTGTATATTATGCAACAAAAGCCTATGTTTTGTCATTTTCAGAAGCTCTCGAAAATGAAATGAAGGGCAGTGGGGTGACCGTTACGGCATTATGTCCAGGTCCAACAAAAACAGGTTTTGAATCACGTGCAAATCTGGGACAGTCAAAGCTCTTTAAGAGCGGCGTAATGGATGTAGAACGTGTAGCAAACATTGGCTATGAAGGATTAATGAAAGGGAAATCCATCGTGATCCCCGGTTTTAAAAACAGGCTGCTCGCTAACTCCATCCGGTTTATACCGAGGAAGTGGGTAACGGCAACTGTGAGAAATGTCCAGGGAAAATCATGA
- a CDS encoding ArsR/SmtB family transcription factor yields the protein MGQQAIDVFRSCIPLLQALSDPARQDIILLLAKHDRLTVNEITEHSTLSRPAISHHLKILRDIQLVTIEQKGTQRFYSLALEPSIGLLKQLIHTVESTCDL from the coding sequence ATGGGACAGCAGGCAATAGACGTTTTTCGTTCCTGTATTCCGCTCTTGCAGGCATTAAGTGATCCCGCAAGACAAGATATTATTTTATTGCTTGCTAAGCATGACCGGCTGACGGTCAATGAAATTACAGAGCATTCTACTTTATCAAGACCGGCTATTTCTCACCATTTGAAGATTTTAAGGGACATACAGCTGGTGACGATTGAGCAAAAAGGAACACAGCGCTTCTATTCATTGGCACTTGAGCCTTCCATTGGCTTATTGAAGCAACTGATTCATACCGTGGAGAGTACATGTGATCTTTAG
- a CDS encoding c-type cytochrome yields the protein MIKKITFVLGIVMALTACSSGGDSEGEKSGTMDTASAEKTFKQNCASCHGNNLEGGTGPALKHIGKEDSKADILKQIKNGGGGMPAGLIQGKEAENVARWLAKKK from the coding sequence ATGATAAAAAAGATTACGTTCGTTTTAGGAATCGTTATGGCTCTAACAGCCTGCTCCTCAGGCGGGGACAGTGAAGGAGAAAAAAGCGGCACAATGGATACCGCTTCTGCGGAGAAAACCTTTAAGCAAAACTGCGCAAGCTGCCATGGGAATAATCTTGAAGGCGGCACAGGGCCTGCCTTAAAGCACATCGGAAAAGAAGACAGCAAGGCAGATATTCTGAAACAGATCAAAAACGGAGGTGGAGGTATGCCTGCTGGATTAATCCAGGGCAAGGAAGCGGAGAACGTTGCTCGATGGCTGGCCAAGAAGAAATAA
- a CDS encoding DMT family transporter, with protein MKWPYIWIASGAALWGTIGIFIKELSSLGFTPIQIVVLRALGAAIAFIIITLFTDRSLLRIKLRDTHYFIGTGLLSIAFFNWCYFQAMEKMSLSVAAVLLYTAPAFVLILSRIFFNDLITGKKLTALGVTFLGCLFVVGYMPSTKAGITLSGLLTGLGAGLGYSLYSIFGKAASAKYQTLTITTFTFIFAGLALFPVSGLASSIHLLENGKALLYISGLGIIPTVFAYILYTVGLRQVEPSRAAIVSTIEPVVATLTGFFLFKEELTLLQTIGILLVISAAVLVQDKKTSPSLHQKTTNVS; from the coding sequence ATGAAATGGCCCTATATATGGATTGCAAGCGGTGCGGCTCTATGGGGAACAATAGGTATATTCATTAAGGAACTGTCTTCATTAGGGTTTACCCCGATTCAGATTGTAGTATTGCGTGCATTAGGAGCGGCTATTGCGTTTATCATCATCACGCTTTTTACGGACCGCTCACTGCTAAGGATAAAATTAAGAGATACTCATTATTTTATTGGGACCGGCTTGCTCAGTATCGCGTTTTTTAACTGGTGCTATTTTCAAGCGATGGAAAAAATGTCTCTGTCAGTAGCAGCCGTCTTGTTGTATACAGCACCTGCATTTGTACTGATCTTGTCACGTATCTTTTTCAATGACTTGATCACAGGTAAGAAATTAACAGCTCTTGGTGTCACGTTCCTCGGCTGTCTGTTCGTTGTCGGTTACATGCCATCTACTAAGGCAGGCATTACTTTGTCAGGGCTTCTTACGGGTTTAGGAGCTGGACTGGGTTATTCTTTGTACAGTATTTTTGGCAAAGCCGCATCTGCCAAATACCAGACACTTACGATTACGACATTTACTTTTATTTTTGCAGGACTGGCTCTGTTTCCTGTTAGCGGGCTGGCTTCATCCATACATTTACTCGAGAATGGAAAAGCATTGCTTTATATTTCAGGACTTGGAATTATTCCGACTGTCTTCGCCTATATCCTCTACACCGTAGGACTCCGACAGGTCGAACCGAGCCGGGCTGCCATCGTTTCAACCATTGAGCCCGTTGTTGCTACACTCACCGGGTTCTTCCTTTTCAAGGAAGAACTGACTCTCTTGCAGACCATCGGTATTCTGCTGGTTATCTCTGCTGCAGTTCTTGTGCAGGACAAAAAAACATCGCCATCCCTTCATCAGAAGACCACCAACGTTTCATGA